A window from Rhizosphaericola mali encodes these proteins:
- a CDS encoding DEAD/DEAH box helicase, with protein sequence MITFEELGLEEQLVKATSDLGFVNPTAIQEKAIPALINGAKDLIGLAQTGTGKTAAFGLPLLQMIDKDQKFPQALVICPTRELCLQIVKEITAFKKYLPTVSVVAVYGGSSIGLQIKDLKRGVQIVVATPGRLIDLIERKAIHLEEIKYVIMDEADEMLNMGFQDDIEFILQNTPIREYTWLFSATMPNEIRRVTKKYMSDPMEITVGAVNTANKNIEHQYYVTSAAYRYETLKRLIDYNPGIYGIIFTRTKMDAQNIAEKLTREGYNIDALHGDLSQPQRDKVMKAFRDKSLQLLIATDVAARGIDVQGITHVINYELPDDVEVYTHRSGRTGRAGMTGVSLSIVHSRESFKLRQIEKIVKAPFHKMDIPSGTEVCRKQFLFFMDKLLNLDIETTSLDAYMPMLMEKFADVSKEEILKRLSVLEFDRFLKYYENANDLNIRDDRGRNSQRNGRENRDGGRDRSNRGERSEGRSRERFPRNDENSDMAKLFVNLGTKDGFYKASFLQYILDLSDLKKEVLGRIDMREMNSWVEIDKKSANKMIKAIDGKNYKGRRIRMNDANSRG encoded by the coding sequence ATGATAACATTTGAAGAATTGGGTTTAGAAGAGCAGTTGGTAAAGGCTACCAGTGATCTAGGCTTCGTAAATCCTACAGCCATTCAGGAAAAAGCAATTCCTGCATTAATCAATGGCGCTAAAGATTTAATAGGTCTAGCTCAGACAGGTACCGGTAAAACTGCCGCTTTTGGTCTACCATTGTTACAAATGATAGATAAAGATCAAAAGTTCCCACAAGCTTTGGTTATCTGTCCTACACGTGAATTGTGTTTACAAATTGTAAAAGAGATTACCGCATTTAAAAAATATTTGCCTACCGTGAGTGTAGTTGCAGTATATGGCGGTTCTTCTATTGGCCTACAGATCAAAGATCTTAAGAGGGGCGTACAAATTGTAGTCGCAACCCCTGGTCGTTTGATTGACTTAATCGAAAGAAAGGCAATCCATTTAGAAGAAATTAAGTATGTCATCATGGATGAAGCGGATGAAATGCTTAATATGGGTTTTCAAGATGATATTGAATTCATTTTGCAAAATACTCCTATCAGAGAATATACGTGGTTATTTAGTGCTACTATGCCTAATGAAATCAGGAGAGTTACCAAAAAGTATATGTCCGATCCAATGGAAATTACCGTTGGTGCAGTGAATACTGCTAACAAAAATATTGAACATCAATATTATGTTACGAGTGCGGCATATAGATATGAAACGTTGAAAAGATTGATAGACTATAATCCTGGGATTTATGGTATCATCTTTACACGTACTAAAATGGATGCGCAAAATATAGCTGAAAAATTAACAAGAGAAGGCTATAATATCGATGCATTACATGGAGATTTATCACAACCTCAACGTGATAAAGTAATGAAAGCTTTTAGAGATAAAAGTTTGCAATTATTGATCGCAACAGATGTTGCAGCTAGAGGTATAGACGTTCAAGGTATCACGCATGTAATCAACTATGAGTTACCTGATGATGTGGAAGTTTACACACACAGGTCTGGTCGTACAGGTAGAGCGGGTATGACGGGTGTAAGTTTGAGTATCGTTCACTCCCGTGAATCATTCAAATTACGTCAGATTGAAAAGATCGTAAAAGCGCCTTTCCATAAAATGGATATTCCAAGTGGAACTGAAGTTTGTAGAAAACAATTTTTGTTTTTCATGGACAAACTTTTGAATTTGGATATTGAGACAACTAGTTTGGATGCTTACATGCCGATGCTTATGGAAAAATTTGCAGACGTAAGTAAAGAAGAAATCTTGAAAAGATTGTCCGTATTGGAATTTGACCGTTTCTTGAAATACTATGAAAATGCGAATGATCTAAATATCAGAGACGATCGTGGACGCAATAGTCAACGCAATGGAAGAGAAAATAGAGACGGCGGTAGAGACAGAAGTAATCGCGGAGAAAGATCTGAAGGTCGCAGTCGTGAGAGATTTCCAAGAAATGATGAAAATAGCGATATGGCTAAATTATTTGTCAACTTAGGAACGAAAGACGGATTTTACAAAGCTAGCTTCTTACAATACATTTTAGATTTGAGTGATTTGAAAAAAGAAGTATTGGGTAGAATCGATATGCGTGAAATGAATAGTTGGGTTGAGATTGATAAAAAATCGGCTAATAAAATGATTAAAGCGATCGATGGTAAAAACTATAAAGGTCGCCGTATCAGAATGAATGATGCCAATAGTAGAGGATAA
- a CDS encoding prephenate dehydrogenase: MKQLENVTIVGLGLIGGSFALSLKDNNLVKHIIGTDVNHVHEEKALELGLVDDVLPLKEAVLKSDLVVLAIPVSACAQLLPLILDMVTTQMVIDTGSTKKNILKSVVNHSNRKRYLPTHPMWGTEFNGPEAAVHGAFKGKAVVLCDKEESDIDVVDTVESIYKTIGMNIVNMHADAHDVHVAYVSHISHITSFALANTVLEKETKEEAIFALASAGFESTVRLAKSPSTMWVPILMQNKENVLDVLTEHISQLEKFKTCLETQNWKGLTELMQNANRISKVLKK; the protein is encoded by the coding sequence ATGAAACAACTAGAAAATGTTACTATAGTCGGTTTGGGGTTGATAGGCGGTTCTTTTGCTCTATCTCTAAAAGACAACAATTTAGTGAAGCATATTATCGGTACGGATGTAAATCATGTGCATGAAGAAAAAGCGCTAGAGTTGGGTTTAGTGGATGATGTGTTACCTCTAAAAGAAGCCGTTCTTAAATCTGATTTGGTCGTTTTAGCTATTCCAGTGAGCGCTTGTGCGCAACTATTGCCTCTGATTTTGGATATGGTAACTACGCAGATGGTAATAGATACAGGATCTACTAAAAAAAATATTTTAAAATCTGTTGTTAATCATTCTAATCGAAAAAGATATTTGCCTACACATCCTATGTGGGGAACCGAATTTAATGGTCCGGAAGCTGCTGTACATGGGGCATTTAAAGGTAAGGCAGTTGTACTATGTGATAAGGAAGAGAGCGATATTGATGTAGTCGATACTGTAGAATCTATATATAAAACTATTGGAATGAATATTGTAAATATGCATGCAGATGCACACGATGTGCATGTTGCTTATGTGAGTCATATTTCGCATATTACATCGTTTGCATTAGCAAATACAGTCTTGGAAAAAGAGACAAAAGAAGAAGCGATTTTTGCACTAGCAAGTGCGGGTTTTGAAAGTACTGTTCGATTGGCCAAAAGTCCATCAACTATGTGGGTTCCCATTTTGATGCAGAATAAAGAAAATGTTCTGGATGTATTGACAGAACATATCAGTCAATTGGAAAAATTTAAAACTTGCTTAGAAACTCAGAATTGGAAGGGATTGACAGAGTTAATGCAAAATGCAAATAGAATAAGTAAAGTACTAAAGAAATAG
- a CDS encoding pyridoxal phosphate-dependent aminotransferase gives MTIQTASRLGNVKEYYFSKKLREIDSLNKEGKNIINLGIGSPDLPPSPEVIKVLQDASALPNVHGYQGYKGIPEFRNAIANWYQKWYSVTVNADTEVLPLMGSKEGIMHICMTYLEKGDKVLVPNPGYPTYSSNINLTGAEILPYNLSDKNDWQPDFEAIEKEDLSNVKLMFVNYPQMPTGKNGSIELFEKLVAFAKKHSILLIHDNPYSFILNDHPISLLSIPGALDVAIELNSLSKSHNMAGWRLGMLIAHSDRINEILRFKSNMDSGMFKPLQLAAAKALELGKEWHEQVNEIYRSRRDKVYELLDLLDCTYSKDQVGMFMWAKIPSTYNNGIELADDVLYKANVFITPGSIFGSEGDKYIRISLCGDIQRFEDAIHRIESSTIINQMK, from the coding sequence ATGACTATACAAACGGCATCAAGATTAGGCAATGTAAAAGAGTATTATTTCTCTAAAAAATTAAGAGAAATTGATAGTCTTAATAAAGAAGGTAAAAATATTATCAATTTAGGTATCGGAAGTCCAGATCTTCCGCCTTCGCCTGAAGTCATTAAAGTATTACAAGATGCTTCTGCATTGCCTAATGTTCATGGTTATCAAGGTTATAAAGGTATTCCTGAGTTTAGAAATGCCATTGCCAATTGGTATCAAAAATGGTATAGTGTTACCGTAAATGCAGATACTGAAGTTTTGCCGTTGATGGGGTCTAAAGAAGGTATTATGCATATTTGTATGACTTATTTGGAAAAAGGAGACAAAGTTTTAGTTCCTAATCCAGGTTATCCAACTTATTCTAGTAACATTAATTTAACAGGCGCCGAAATTTTACCGTATAATTTATCTGATAAAAATGATTGGCAACCAGATTTTGAAGCAATAGAAAAAGAGGATTTGTCCAATGTAAAATTGATGTTTGTTAATTACCCTCAGATGCCGACGGGTAAAAATGGATCCATTGAACTATTTGAAAAACTGGTTGCATTTGCAAAAAAGCATAGTATTTTATTAATACATGATAATCCATATAGTTTCATTTTGAATGATCATCCTATCAGTTTATTAAGTATTCCTGGTGCACTAGATGTGGCGATTGAATTAAATTCTTTGAGTAAGTCGCACAATATGGCCGGTTGGAGATTGGGAATGTTGATCGCGCATAGTGATCGTATTAATGAAATATTGCGTTTCAAATCTAATATGGATAGTGGTATGTTTAAACCACTACAATTAGCAGCGGCAAAAGCGTTGGAATTGGGAAAAGAATGGCATGAACAGGTAAATGAAATATATCGTAGCCGCCGTGATAAAGTGTACGAACTATTAGATTTATTGGACTGTACCTACTCCAAGGATCAAGTGGGAATGTTTATGTGGGCAAAAATTCCATCTACCTATAATAATGGAATTGAGTTGGCGGATGATGTTTTATACAAAGCAAATGTATTTATTACTCCTGGAAGTATTTTTGGAAGTGAAGGAGATAAATATATTCGAATTAGTCTCTGTGGAGATATTCAAAGATTTGAAGATGCAATTCACAGAATTGAATCCTCAACTATAATCAATCAAATGAAATGA
- a CDS encoding prephenate dehydratase: MAENLEKAVSIQGYRGCFHEQAANIFWGKDTEMICCDNFREVVSIAGNKKKSTGGVMAIENSIAGSILPNYNLLKKSNLKIIGEVFLSIKQNLMVLPGTKLEDIKEVRSHPMALLQCADYLDKHNWKLVESEDTALSAQKISQNKLKTAAAIASEIAAEIYDMEIIAPEINTMKRNYTRFLMLQRADMVKEIEDANKASIYFYTDHSKGSLAKVLTKIAESGSNLSKLQSFPIPGSNWEYSFHADLEFENIEDFHHALSAITPISKNLKVYGIYKKGKTY, from the coding sequence ATGGCAGAAAATTTGGAAAAAGCAGTTTCTATTCAAGGCTACCGTGGATGTTTTCATGAGCAAGCGGCAAATATTTTTTGGGGAAAAGATACGGAGATGATTTGTTGCGATAATTTTAGAGAAGTGGTTTCTATCGCTGGAAATAAAAAGAAAAGTACGGGTGGTGTCATGGCAATTGAAAATTCCATTGCAGGTAGTATTCTTCCAAATTATAATCTTTTGAAAAAAAGTAATTTGAAAATTATAGGAGAAGTTTTTCTTTCCATTAAACAAAATTTAATGGTTTTGCCTGGTACAAAATTGGAAGATATCAAAGAAGTACGCTCTCATCCAATGGCATTGTTACAATGCGCAGATTATTTGGATAAACATAATTGGAAATTGGTAGAGTCGGAAGATACCGCATTGAGTGCGCAAAAAATCAGTCAAAATAAATTGAAAACTGCGGCAGCAATAGCGAGTGAGATTGCCGCAGAGATTTATGATATGGAAATTATCGCTCCAGAAATCAATACGATGAAACGTAACTATACACGTTTTTTAATGTTGCAGAGAGCCGATATGGTCAAGGAAATCGAAGATGCAAATAAGGCTTCCATTTATTTTTATACAGATCACTCCAAAGGTAGTTTGGCTAAAGTCCTTACTAAAATTGCAGAGTCCGGTTCTAATTTAAGTAAACTACAAAGTTTTCCAATTCCAGGAAGCAATTGGGAATATAGTTTTCATGCAGATTTAGAATTTGAAAATATAGAGGATTTTCATCATGCACTTTCCGCTATAACCCCAATTTCTAAAAATCTTAAGGTATACGGAATTTATAAAAAAGGAAAAACTTATTAA
- a CDS encoding 3-ketoacyl-ACP reductase, translating to MTDLKGKNALVTGGSRGLGRATALALAKLGVNVAITGRNEAHLNTTLKELEAFGIKGLALQCDAVNENEVIDSVNKAVESFGTIDILINNAGTASFGSVLEMESQLWEKIIQTNVFGVYYVAKAVAAIMVKQGSGDIINIASTAGLKGSANSSAYSASKSAVIGFSESLMYEMRKQNVRVTTLTPSTIATDLTLKDLKITDGNPDRVLQPDDFAELIVDVLQFNKRALIASASIFSTNP from the coding sequence ATGACAGATTTAAAAGGCAAAAACGCATTGGTTACAGGAGGCAGCAGAGGTTTAGGAAGAGCTACTGCATTGGCTTTAGCAAAATTGGGAGTAAATGTAGCTATAACGGGTAGAAATGAAGCGCATTTGAATACGACTTTGAAAGAATTAGAAGCTTTCGGTATTAAAGGTCTGGCTTTACAATGTGACGCTGTTAATGAAAACGAAGTTATTGACTCTGTTAATAAAGCAGTAGAATCATTTGGAACTATTGATATTCTTATAAACAATGCGGGTACAGCTTCCTTTGGTAGTGTTTTAGAAATGGAATCTCAACTGTGGGAAAAAATTATTCAGACAAATGTTTTCGGTGTTTACTATGTTGCTAAAGCAGTTGCAGCAATTATGGTCAAGCAAGGTAGTGGTGATATTATCAATATAGCATCAACTGCAGGCTTGAAAGGTAGTGCAAATTCTTCTGCTTATAGTGCTTCTAAATCTGCTGTTATTGGTTTCTCAGAATCCCTAATGTATGAGATGCGTAAACAAAATGTGCGTGTAACTACTCTTACACCAAGTACAATAGCTACAGATTTGACTTTAAAAGATTTAAAAATTACTGATGGTAATCCAGATAGAGTATTGCAACCCGATGATTTTGCAGAACTAATTGTAGATGTTTTACAATTTAATAAGAGAGCATTGATTGCAAGTGCTTCAATATTTTCAACGAATCCTTAA
- a CDS encoding MBL fold metallo-hydrolase, producing MKKLSFLFSNLCICILLSNSLFAQSASLDFNKIHITAIQHASFEMQYKGKTILVDPSFDNKSPDSIVAPDYIIYTDIHEDHYNAKLLPKLPIKKSTIIIAPEAVAKLIPTNYHVEILKNGDSKKENFFTIKAIPMYNLTPERLKFHNKGRGNGYVITINNKNIYISGDTEDIPEMRQLKNIDLAFLCMNLPYTMTVEQAASAVHDFQPKIVIPFHYRGGNGFSDINEFKSLVEKDTPKTRVEFLKWY from the coding sequence ATGAAAAAACTTAGTTTTCTATTTTCTAATTTGTGTATATGTATTCTACTATCCAATAGTTTATTTGCACAAAGTGCGTCACTTGATTTTAATAAAATTCATATTACCGCCATACAGCATGCGAGTTTTGAGATGCAGTACAAAGGTAAGACGATTTTAGTAGATCCAAGTTTTGACAACAAGTCACCTGATTCCATAGTTGCACCAGACTATATCATATATACGGACATACACGAGGATCATTACAATGCGAAATTATTGCCAAAATTACCCATCAAAAAATCCACTATAATTATTGCGCCAGAGGCGGTAGCCAAACTAATTCCTACAAATTATCATGTAGAAATTTTGAAAAATGGCGATAGTAAAAAGGAAAACTTTTTCACTATTAAAGCAATTCCAATGTATAATCTTACACCCGAAAGATTGAAGTTTCACAATAAAGGACGGGGAAATGGTTATGTTATTACTATAAATAACAAAAACATTTACATTAGTGGAGATACCGAGGACATTCCAGAAATGCGTCAATTAAAAAATATCGACCTTGCATTTCTTTGTATGAATTTGCCTTATACTATGACAGTGGAACAAGCAGCTAGTGCGGTACATGATTTTCAACCTAAAATTGTAATTCCATTTCACTATAGAGGAGGAAATGGTTTCAGTGACATCAACGAATTCAAAAGTTTAGTTGAAAAAGATACGCCAAAAACAAGAGTTGAATTTTTAAAATGGTACTAA
- a CDS encoding MlaE family ABC transporter permease: MFTDFLTQIGRYLLLLKSMVSKPENTKMYWKEYMHQCVEIGMGSISIVVIISFFLGAVTTVQTAYQLVSPLVPAQTIAQIVRDSILLELSPTVLSIVLAGVVGSKIASELGNMRSSEQIDALEIMGINPSAYLVFPKVAAAVTIIPCLITLSSVIGILGGRVSGAAAGILANNIYDAGLRQNLNTFNIWFMLIKSYVFAFLVGSISSYYGFTVNGGSLEIGRASTKAVVVTCISILFADYILSAILL; this comes from the coding sequence ATGTTTACAGATTTTCTGACACAGATTGGTCGCTATTTACTTTTACTAAAATCGATGGTAAGTAAGCCAGAAAATACAAAAATGTATTGGAAGGAATATATGCATCAATGTGTAGAAATTGGGATGGGATCTATTTCAATAGTTGTTATTATTTCATTCTTCTTAGGTGCTGTTACGACCGTACAAACAGCTTATCAGCTAGTAAGTCCGCTGGTGCCTGCACAGACGATCGCACAAATTGTAAGGGATAGTATTTTACTTGAATTATCGCCTACCGTATTAAGTATTGTACTTGCTGGTGTCGTTGGTAGTAAAATTGCGAGTGAATTAGGAAATATGCGTTCTAGTGAACAAATTGATGCATTGGAAATTATGGGTATCAATCCTTCTGCATATTTGGTATTTCCAAAAGTTGCAGCAGCTGTAACTATTATTCCATGTTTGATTACTCTATCTAGTGTAATTGGCATATTAGGTGGTCGCGTTTCTGGTGCGGCTGCGGGTATATTAGCCAATAATATTTATGATGCTGGTTTACGTCAAAATTTAAATACATTTAATATTTGGTTCATGTTGATCAAATCTTATGTATTTGCATTTTTGGTCGGAAGTATTTCTTCTTACTATGGATTTACTGTAAATGGCGGTTCATTGGAAATTGGTCGTGCAAGTACTAAAGCCGTGGTAGTAACGTGTATTTCTATTTTATTTGCCGATTATATTTTATCTGCGATTTTATTGTAA
- a CDS encoding NADP-dependent malic enzyme, whose translation MANNLLKEQALEYHASGRPGKIEVVTTKSAKSQRDLSLAYSPGVAAPCREIANNVEDVYKYTAKGNLVAVISNGTAVLGLGDIGPEAGKPVMEGKGVLFKIFADIDVFDIEIAEKDPEKFVQIVKALEPTFGGINLEDIKAPECFYIEKHLKEQLNIPVMHDDQHGTAIISAAALINALEIQDKKIEEVKFVVSGAGAAAMACIQMYLSLGAKVENVTMFDVDGVLHKGRDLDPLRGQFAIDDASMTLSKAFETADVFLGLSAGNIVSKEMIKSMPANPIVFAMANPDPEISYEAATEVRPDIIMATGRTDYPNQVNNVLGFPYIFRGALDVRASAINEEMKRAAAMALAELAKTPVPDIVTMAYDQKNLVFGKNYILPKPVDPRLLSTVAPAVAKAAIASGVAKSPIYDWDAYVIELNKRLGIDNQLIRVIGSKARKNPKRIVFTEADNLKILKAATISYEEGICYPILLGRIDKIKSLAEEAGLDISEFPIIDPLSDEMEETRLEYGMEYFKKRQRKGFNKYESVKLMRDRNHFSAMMVEKGDADSMISGLTKRYASAIKPALTIIGTEEGVKRIAGMYIVITKKGPLFMADTTINLDPTAEELAEITLLVAKEIKSFNITPKIAMISHSNFGSTDSPEARKMSKAAALVKEKNPELIIDGEMQAWLPFDQEVLKENYDFSSLVGEEVNTLIFPNLTAGNAAYNLLNKVGDADLIGPILVGMKKPVHVLQLGSDVRSIINTANIAVLDAQFKCGQNTLNESIQASPYWTKLKAKVHH comes from the coding sequence ATGGCAAATAACTTGCTAAAGGAACAAGCATTAGAATATCATGCTTCTGGAAGACCTGGAAAAATAGAAGTTGTTACAACAAAATCAGCTAAAAGTCAAAGAGATCTTTCTTTGGCGTACAGCCCAGGCGTGGCGGCACCTTGTCGTGAAATAGCGAACAATGTAGAAGATGTATATAAATATACAGCAAAAGGTAATTTAGTTGCGGTAATCAGTAATGGAACTGCGGTTTTGGGCTTGGGAGATATTGGTCCAGAAGCAGGAAAGCCGGTGATGGAAGGTAAAGGCGTTTTATTCAAAATATTTGCAGATATCGACGTTTTTGACATTGAAATTGCTGAAAAGGATCCAGAAAAATTTGTACAAATTGTCAAGGCTTTGGAACCGACATTTGGCGGTATTAATTTGGAAGATATTAAAGCTCCCGAATGTTTTTATATAGAAAAACATTTGAAAGAGCAGTTGAATATTCCTGTTATGCATGATGATCAACACGGTACGGCGATTATCAGTGCTGCGGCGTTAATCAATGCTTTAGAAATTCAAGATAAAAAAATTGAAGAAGTTAAGTTTGTTGTGAGTGGCGCTGGTGCTGCTGCAATGGCATGTATTCAGATGTATCTATCGCTCGGTGCAAAAGTGGAAAACGTTACCATGTTTGATGTGGACGGTGTTTTGCATAAAGGTAGAGATTTAGATCCATTACGTGGACAATTTGCCATCGATGATGCGTCTATGACTTTGTCGAAAGCATTTGAAACCGCAGATGTATTTTTGGGATTGAGTGCAGGAAATATTGTGAGCAAAGAAATGATCAAATCAATGCCTGCAAATCCAATTGTATTTGCGATGGCAAATCCTGATCCTGAAATTTCTTATGAAGCAGCAACGGAAGTTCGTCCGGATATTATTATGGCCACAGGAAGAACGGATTATCCAAATCAAGTAAATAATGTATTAGGTTTTCCATATATTTTTAGAGGTGCATTGGATGTGCGTGCTAGTGCGATTAACGAAGAAATGAAGCGTGCAGCTGCGATGGCTTTGGCTGAACTAGCAAAAACACCAGTTCCTGATATCGTTACGATGGCGTACGATCAGAAGAATTTGGTATTTGGAAAAAACTATATTTTACCAAAACCCGTTGATCCTCGATTATTGTCCACAGTAGCTCCGGCTGTGGCAAAAGCCGCGATTGCGAGTGGTGTGGCAAAATCTCCAATTTACGATTGGGATGCTTATGTAATTGAATTAAATAAACGCTTAGGTATTGATAATCAATTGATTCGCGTTATTGGAAGTAAAGCACGTAAGAATCCAAAACGTATCGTATTTACAGAAGCGGACAATTTAAAAATATTGAAAGCTGCTACCATTTCTTACGAAGAAGGTATTTGTTATCCAATATTATTAGGACGTATAGATAAAATCAAATCTTTAGCAGAAGAAGCTGGTTTGGATATTTCCGAATTTCCAATTATTGATCCACTTTCTGACGAAATGGAAGAGACGAGATTGGAATACGGAATGGAATATTTCAAAAAACGTCAAAGAAAAGGTTTTAATAAATACGAAAGTGTGAAATTGATGCGCGATCGCAACCATTTCAGTGCGATGATGGTGGAAAAAGGAGATGCCGATAGTATGATTTCTGGTTTGACTAAAAGGTATGCGTCTGCAATTAAGCCAGCATTGACAATTATTGGAACCGAAGAAGGAGTGAAGAGAATTGCGGGAATGTATATAGTCATTACCAAAAAAGGACCTTTGTTCATGGCTGATACGACTATCAATTTAGATCCAACAGCAGAAGAATTGGCGGAAATCACTTTGTTGGTTGCTAAGGAAATCAAGAGCTTCAACATTACCCCAAAAATTGCAATGATAAGTCATAGTAATTTCGGTAGTACAGATTCACCAGAAGCGAGGAAAATGTCAAAAGCTGCTGCTCTTGTTAAAGAGAAAAATCCAGAATTAATTATTGATGGGGAAATGCAAGCTTGGTTGCCTTTTGATCAAGAAGTATTGAAGGAAAATTATGATTTTAGTAGTTTGGTTGGAGAGGAAGTGAATACTTTGATTTTTCCTAATTTAACTGCCGGAAATGCTGCATATAATTTACTAAATAAAGTAGGGGATGCTGATTTAATCGGACCAATATTGGTTGGTATGAAAAAACCAGTACACGTGTTGCAATTAGGAAGTGATGTACGAAGTATTATAAATACAGCAAATATTGCGGTGTTGGATGCACAATTTAAATGCGGACAAAATACGTTGAATGAATCCATACAAGCAAGTCCATATTGGACAAAATTGAAAGCGAAAGTGCATCATTAG
- a CDS encoding M20 metallopeptidase family protein, translated as MLSEIIKAKAKAYFEEFVGIRRYLHQNPELSYQEYNTSLFVQTKLNEWNIPFKVIAETGVVGLIEGNNPTSRIIALRADMDALPILEENNIDFKSQNEGVMHACGHDVHTTCLLGAAKILNELKEQWDGTIKLIFQPGEEKNPGGASLMIKEGILENPTPAGIFGLHVHPLLEVGKVSFRKGKVMASADELYFTIKGKGGHAAQPNLTVDTILVAAELITSLQKIISRNRNPFSPSVLSICSMQGGHSTNVIPSEVKLKGTFRAMDETWRYHAHELIKKEAAGIAAATGAEIDTLVDVGYPTVDNNDALTEEGQNLAKEYLDQRNVEETELRMGAEDFGYYTQKIPGCFYRLGVRNETLGYINNVHTPNFMVDERAIEIGIGLMTYLGINAKA; from the coding sequence ATGCTGTCTGAAATAATTAAAGCAAAAGCAAAAGCGTATTTTGAAGAATTTGTAGGAATAAGAAGATATTTACACCAAAATCCTGAATTAAGTTATCAAGAATATAATACTTCTTTGTTTGTTCAAACTAAACTAAATGAATGGAATATTCCATTCAAAGTAATTGCTGAGACGGGAGTAGTCGGTCTTATTGAAGGAAATAATCCAACCTCAAGAATTATCGCTTTGCGTGCCGATATGGACGCATTGCCTATTTTAGAAGAAAATAATATCGATTTTAAATCACAAAATGAAGGCGTGATGCATGCTTGTGGCCATGACGTGCATACAACTTGTTTGCTCGGTGCAGCTAAGATTTTGAATGAATTAAAAGAGCAATGGGATGGAACTATTAAACTGATATTTCAACCTGGAGAAGAAAAAAATCCAGGGGGTGCGAGTTTGATGATTAAAGAAGGTATTTTGGAAAATCCGACACCCGCTGGAATTTTTGGTCTCCATGTACATCCCTTATTAGAAGTCGGAAAGGTCAGTTTTCGAAAGGGAAAAGTAATGGCAAGTGCGGACGAATTATATTTTACTATAAAAGGAAAAGGTGGGCATGCTGCTCAACCTAATTTAACTGTTGATACGATATTAGTTGCAGCTGAATTAATTACAAGTTTGCAAAAAATTATTAGCCGTAATCGCAATCCATTTAGTCCATCTGTTTTATCTATTTGTAGTATGCAAGGTGGTCACTCTACGAATGTTATTCCAAGTGAAGTGAAATTAAAAGGAACTTTTCGTGCAATGGATGAAACTTGGCGTTACCATGCACACGAATTGATCAAAAAAGAAGCAGCTGGTATTGCCGCGGCAACTGGGGCGGAAATAGATACATTGGTAGATGTTGGTTATCCAACTGTGGATAATAATGATGCATTGACCGAAGAAGGTCAAAATTTAGCAAAGGAATATTTGGATCAAAGAAATGTAGAAGAAACGGAATTGAGGATGGGAGCGGAAGATTTTGGTTACTATACGCAAAAAATACCAGGTTGTTTTTACCGATTAGGGGTAAGAAATGAAACCTTAGGATATATTAATAATGTTCACACTCCTAATTTTATGGTAGATGAGCGAGCAATTGAGATAGGCATTGGATTGATGACTTATTTGGGAATAAATGCAAAAGCTTAA